The Rhabdothermincola salaria genomic interval CGAGCTGCGGGTCAAGGGGCCCCAGGTGTGCCTGGGCTACGTCGACCCGTCGCTCGACGCCGACGCCTTCGACGCGGAGGGGTGGTTCCGCACCGGCGACCTCGGGGTGATCTGGCCGACGGGCCATGTGGCCATCACCGGCCGCCTCAAGCACGTGATCGTCCGCAACGCCGAGAACATCTCCGGCAAGGAGGTGGAGGACGTGGTGCTCACGTGCCCCGCCGTCGCCGACGTGGCGGTGCTCGGCGTCCCCGACGAGCGCACCGGCGAACGCGTGGTGGCGGTCATCGTGCCCGCCGACGACGCCGAGGCCCCGAGCGTGGCCGAGCTCGGCGCGCACTGCACGGCGCAGGGGCTGGCCCGCTACAAGACCCCCGAACAGGTGCACGTCGTCACCTCCATCCCCCGCAACGCCATGGGCAAGGTCCTGGTCCAGGACCTGCGCGACGAGCTCACGGCCTGACCCACGAGGTGCGGCCCGCCCGGGCCGAACCAGAGGAGGAACCATGAACGAGGTCCGCGTCGAGGAGGCCGAGCCCGGCATCCACGTGGTCACCATCGACCGCACCCACCGCCGCAACGCGCTCAGCTCCAACGTCCTGGCCGAGCTGCACGGGGTGTTCGACGCCCTGGCCGGCGACCCGGCCGCCCGCGTGGTGGTGCTGACCGGCGAAGGGGTGTCGTTCTGCACCGGGGCGGACGTGAAGTCCGGGCCGGAGGACGCCGACGCCGTGCAGGGCACCCCCACCGGTGAACTGCTGTCGCGGGTGCAGGGCGACCTCACCCGGACCTTCCTGGCCCAGGAGCTCATGGCCGGGCTGTTCGAGCGGGTCCACCGCATGCGCCTGCCGGTCATCGCCGCCGTGAACGGCCACGCCCACGGCGGCGGCTTCGCCCTGGCCCTGGCCTGCGACATCCGCTACGCCGCCGAGTCGGCCAGCTTCGGCGCGGTGTTCATCAAGCGCGGGGTCTCGGCGTGCGACATGGGCACCAGCTACCACCTGCCTCGCCTCGTGGGCGCGTCGCGAGCAGCCGAGCTGATGCTCACGGGGCGGGTGTTCGATGCGGCCGAGGCCCGCGAGATGGCCCTGGTGCTCGACGTGGTGCCCGACGGCGAGGTGGTGGAGCGGGCCATGGTCACCGCACGCGAGATCGCGTCGAACCCGCCCCTGGCGGTGTGGATGACCAAGGAGACCATGTGGCAGACGGTCGACGCGCCGAGCCTGCGCCACGCCCTCGACATCGAGAACCGCACCCAGATCATGTGCACCGCCACGGGGGAGCTCACCGAGGCGTTCGCCGCCTTCCGCGAGGGTCGCCCGGCCGAGTGGAAGCCCCTCTGAACCAGATCTGCAGGGGGCGAGGGTTGGCGGCCAACGCTCGGTCCAGTGGCAATCGGCTGTGTGGGGCGAGTGCCGACCACGGTGCGTGATGTCGCTGGCGGTCGGGCTGCGCCCGTGGATCGGCGATCGGGGACGCCGAGGGTGAAATTGCCCACGTCGTAGCGACAATGCGAGATGGCCGACGAGGTTGTCGCCATGACGTGGGCAGATCGGCGAGTGGCACGGGCGGACCGGCCCGGTGCGGGCCCTGGATCTCCAGGGCCGACAGGAAGGGTCGATTCCCTCCCGGCCAGATCCCGGCGTTCGGGGCGCATCGGCTGGCGTAGGTTCGAGGCTGTATGAGGAGTCAGGAGAGCCCATGATCTCGACTCGACGTGACGCGACCTCCCGAGCGGCTCGAACCACCGTTGCGACGCTGCTGGTGCTGGGCGTCGCACTCGGCGCCTCCGGGTGTGGATCGGACCAACCCGCCATGGGCGACACGCGGATCACGGACTACGCGTTGGGCTACCCGACGACCGACGAGTCGATGCCCTCGACCCACGAGATCACCTACGACCAGCGGGGTGGGAAGACCCTGTGGGTCACCGGGATGATGCACGACAGCCTCGTCGAGATCGGCCTGGACGGAACGGCGACGGACTTCTTCCCGATGCCCGCCGGCAGCACTCCGCACGGCGTGGCTTTCGATGCGGACGCCAACCTCTACGTCGGCCTGCAGTACGCCGACGGACCCGACGACCGTGGGCAGATCGCCAGGGTCGACCCGCAGACGGGCGCCGTGCTCGAGACGCACGCCGTCGGAGCCGATCCGCATGGGATGAGTATCGGCTCGGACGGCGCAACCGTGTGGTTCACCGGCAAGCTGAGCAACGTGGTCGGCCGCGTGACCGCCCGAGGAGAGGTGAGCACGTGGCCCCTTCCGACACCGGAGGCGATGCCCATCTACATCACCCCCGGGCCCGACGGTGACGAGCACATGTGGTTCACCGAGCTCACCGGCAACAAGATCGGACGGATCGCTCCCGACGGCTCGATCAGCGAGTTCGCCATCCCCACGCCGGACAGTCGGCCCATCGCCATCGTCCCCGATCCCCGGGGTGATGCGCTGTGGTTCTCCCAGGAGGCGGGCAACAAGGTCGCCCGCATCGACCTGGACGGCACGATCACCGAATACCCCGTCCCCCGGTCGCAGAGCAACGTCATCCTCGGGGCCCTGACCTTCGCCAGCGACGGCGATCTGTGGATCCAGCAGTACGTCAACCAGGATCCGGAGATCGGTCCGCAGGGGCCTGGCGGAGACGACCATCTCGTGCGGCTCGCCGCGGACGCCCTGACCCGTGACCCCGACCGACTGCAGGACGGCGACTTCACCTTCTACGCCGTGCCGACCGAGAAGTCGGTCCTGCATCGCATCATCGAGGGCCCGGACGGCGGCATCTGGTTCACCGAACTCGCGACCGACAAGATCGGCCGACTCCAGCCGGACTGACCGCCCCTTGCGATGGCCGATCGCGCACTGAGCTCCCAACCGGCACCATGCGCGAGTGGCAGCTCAGGGCGACCTCCTGTTGTCGATCCGGCGGCAGTTCAACTGGGGCATCGTCGTCGTGGGCGATCGGGACGATCCCGACGTGCCTGTCGAGCTGGATGAGGATGGTTTCGCAACGTCGGGCACGACACTCGCGTTCGCAGTGCGCCACGCGCAGGACACTGACCTGGATGACATTGACGCGGATGAACGCGTTCGTCTCGCAGAAGTAGCCATCGACGTGATCGCAGGCCCTCCGACTGGTCCGACGACGTTTCAGCACGTCGTCCTCGTCAGATCAGGTTCACTGTCGATCGGTGACGCCGACGGGGTGGATTCGGTGCCGATCGAATCAGGGCATTGCCGAATCAGCGTGGTGCTGAACCCCCCGGAGCGCGCGGAGAACGTTCGGGTCTGGGCGGAGCAAGCGGCGACCAGGGGCAGTGATGGCCGATGAAGCTGTACCTCGAGACGAGCCTGCCGGTGCCTCGATGTGCCGGAGGGTGGCCACGTTCCCGGCGGTAGGTGGCAGCTCAGGGTTCGATCAGTGACTGGAGACGGGCAGCGATGTCGCCGACCTCGGAGCGACTCGTCGTCGCCCACATCACGAACTCGTACACGGCGACGTTGGGAACCCGGGTCGTGGTGACGCCGTTCAGTTCAAGGAACACCGCCGTCGCCAACCACCCGAGGCGCTTGTTCCCGTCGACCAGGGCGTGGTTCGCCAACAGCGACTGCAACAGTGCTGCGGCCTTGGACCAAAGGTCCGGGTACGCGTCCTGCCCCCCGACCGTCGCCTGAGGGCGGGCTGCGGCCGAGGCCAGCAGACCGGCGTCGCGAAGTGGGGCCGGCTCACCGAGCAGATCGACTGCCAGGCCCACCAGGTCGTCGACGTCGAGGTACTCGACCTCGTCGGTCACTGCCCGAGGCGGTCCAGGGCCTCGGCGTGAGCCGTGCGAACCCGCGTGGACGCGGTCGCGACCCGCGCCCGGTGCTGTGACCGATCCACATACTCGCGAACCGCACGACGGGCCGCTTCCTGCATCGAGATCCCCTCGTGACGCGCTTGCTCACGCAGCGCATCCTGCTCCTCGTCGGTCAGTCGCAGGGTCATGGGCACGGGCCCGATGGTATCAAAGTGACACTTCCCATGATGCGCCGTCGAGTGACGGTTCCGAGGGCAGCATCGGTGCAACCCGCTACCACCGACCATGGCGACGTGGCCATCGCTGGGCCGCGGTTGTTGCCCGCCAGTGGACCGATCCTGTTCGCCGCCGACCGGCGAGCGGGAGCGGGCGCCCCGGCGGCGCTCTGGATGAAATATGCAAAGATGCCTCGGTGATCACCGACGACGGCATCGCCCAGCTCCGCCGGCGCATCGGGGTGCCCCGCCCGCACTCGGCACCGCCTCGCTACCTCAGCCCCAACAGCGACGCCTTCCGCCACGTGGCCCTGGCCTACGGCGACGACAACCCTCTGTGGTGCGACCCCTCCTACGGCGCCTCCACCCGGTGGGGCGGCCCCATCGCCTCGCCCCACCTGGTGGGCGGCGACACCCTCATCGGCGAGGACGAGGTCACCCGCCTCGAGGGCGACACCAGGGCCCTCATGAAGGGCGACCCCCTCGGCGGCGTGCACGCCTTCTACTCGGGCTCGCACCGGGAGTGGTGGAACCCACTGCTGCCGGACACCCGGGTCAGCCGCCGCAACGCCCTCGTCGGGGTCCACGACAAGGCCAGCGACTTCGCCGAGCGAGCGGTGCACGAGTGGTTCGCCGAGGTCTTCGGCGCGGTCGACGGCCCCATGCTCTCGGGCCAGTACCGGCTCATGATCCGCACCGAGCGCCAGAAGGCGCGCGAGCGCAAGGCCAACGACGACGTCGAGATCCGGCCCTACACCGACGACGAGATCGAGGCCATCGAAGAGGCCGTGGCCGGCGAACGCGACCGTCGTCGGGGCGCCGAACCCCGTTGGTGGGAGGAGGTCGAGGAGGGCGACGAGCTGCCCACCCTGGTCAAGGGCCCGCTGCGCATCACCGACATGGTGGTGTGGCACACCGGTGTGGGCATGGGGCTCTACGGCGTGTCGGGGCTACGCCAGAACGTCGACCACCACCGGCGCATGCCCCGGTTCTTCAAGCGCGACGAGCTCAACGTGCCCGATGTGCAGCAACGCCTCCACTGGGATCCCGAGTGGGCCAAGCGGGCCGGCAACCCCACCTCCTACGACTACGGCCGGATGCGTGAGACCTGGCTCATCCACCTGTGCACCGACTGGATGGGCGACGACGCCTGGCTCTGGAAGCTCGACTGCCAGTTCCGCAAGTTCAATTACGTGGGCGACACCCACTGGATGCGGGGCACGGTCACCCGCAAGTACCTCGCCGAGGGCGACCGCCCTGCGGTCGACCTCGACGTGTGGGGTGAGAACCAGCGCGGCGAGACCACCACCCCCGGCCACGCCACCGTGCTGCTGCCCTCCCGTGAGCACGGCGAGGTGCGCCTGCCCGACCCTCCCGGCGGGGCCACCACCTGCCAGGAGACCCTCGACGCCCTGGCCGCCCGCTTCGCCGCCGACGAGCAGGCCTGAGGGGCGAGGCCCGACGGGCGAGGCGCGACGACGGGCGACCGCTAGAACGCGTGGCGGGGGAGGGTGAGCGGCAGGTCGAGCGAGCTCACCAGCCCGGGCTCGGCGTCGACCACCGCCGGGATGGCGTTGACGATCCGCATGGTGGTGGCCACCATGCCCTCGTCGCTGAACGTCTCCGGCGTGCCCACGGTGAGCTCGGCCTGCATCCCCGGATCGCCCTCGACGACGACCCGGTAGGTGCCGTCGCGATCCGCGGTGGGCCACTCGGGAGCCACATCGGCGGCCATGCGGTTGACGTGCTCGATGACGATGGCGTCGCGTCCGCCCACCACGCCGATGGTCTCGAAGCGCACCGCCCCCACCGTCCCGGCCTCGATGACCCCGCAGGCCACCTCGAGACGTCGGGGGGTGACGGCCCGCTCGTAGGTCTCGCGCACCTCGTCGAGCTCGACCCCCATGGCGGCCGCCACCATGCGCACCGGTGGGCCCCAGGTGCCGGCCTGTGCACCCGGGGTGGCCATCAGCGGCGTGTGGTCGAGCGGCTGGCCGAACCCGAACACCTCGCGCATGGTGAACTCCACCGGGTAGCCGTGGTAGCCGAAGATCTCCTGGACGCGCACCGACTCCACCCGTCGGGACATGGTGAGCAGGGTGAGCACGAACTGGTCGCCGGCGAAGCCGGGTTCGATGCCCGACGCGTACAACGTGGCCCCGCCGGCGGCGGCTGCGTCCTCGAGCCGTCGACGCAATGCCGGCTGGTAGGCGGGCGGGAACACCAGGCCGGCCGAGGTCACCGTGACCACGTCGATGCCGGCGGCCAAGAACCGTTCGTAGTCATCGGCGGCGGCGGCGTCGAGCCCCGGACCGCTGGCCGCGTAGCAGATGCAGTCGGGGGCCAGGCCCACCAGCGCCTCGGCGTCGCCCGTGGCGGTCACACCGATCGGCCCGATGCCGACCAGCTCGCCCGCATCCCGACCGTCCTTGTCCGCGGCGTGCACCCACACCCCGACGAGCTCGAGGTCGGGGCGGTCGGCGACGGCGGCGACGGCTCGGGCGCCCACGCCCCCGGTGCCCCACACCACCACCCGTAGCGGGCGGTCGGCGGTCATCTCGGTCGTGGCCTCGTGCGTGCTCACGGGGTCCCCTCCTGGTAGGTGGCGGCCAACTGTCGACGCAGCACCTTGCCCACCTCGCTGCGGGGGAGCTCGTCGACCCAACGGACAGCGACCGGCACCTTGTAGGGCACCAGGTGCTCGCGGCAGTGGGCGACCAGCTCGTCGTCGCCGACCTGCTCGCCGACCACGAACGCCACCGGCACCTCGCCCAGGCGCTCGTCGGGCACCCCCACGACGGCCGCGTCGGCGATCTGGGGGTGCAGGCGCAGCACCTCCTCCACCGCATCGGGGAAGACCTTGTTGCCGCCCCGGTTGATGAGGTCGCTGGCCCGCCCCTCGATCCACACGAAGCCCTCGTCGTCGACCCGGGCCAGATCGCCGGTGTCGAGGAAGCCGTCGACGTCGCGGCGCTCGTCGAGGCCGACCGCGGCGTTGGGCGGCTTCACCCAGAGGTGGTCGTCGGCGTCGACGCGGATCTCGACGCCCGGCAGCGGGCGACCGGCGGCACCGACCTTCTCGGGGTGGGCCTTGGCATCGGCCGCGGTCCAGCCGACGACCTCGCCCATCTCGGCCTGGCCGTAGCTGTTCAGCACGTGCACACCCTCGAACTTCGCCGCGAAGCGCCGGGCCTGCAGCGGCGAGAGCGGAGCGGTGATGGAGCGGACGTAGCGCAGCGGGGCGAGGTCGTCGACGTCGGAGTCGGTGAGCATCGACATCGCCGCCGGCGGGAGCACGGTGGAGCGGATCTGGAACCGATCGACGAGCTCGGCGAAGGCGCCGGGTTCGAAGCGGTCCATGAGCACCAGGGCGGCGCCGGCCCGCAGACCGAACAGCGCGTTGTAGATGCCGGCGTTGAGAGCCATCGACACCGGGATGAGGTTGGGGGTGGGCGGCCGGTCGGAGGTTCGGCCGGCGCGCAGCGGACCCAGCACGCGGTCGAGCAGCTCGAGGTAGGCCTCGTGGGTGTGCAGGATCGGCTTGGGCCGACCGGTCGTACCGGAGGTCCACACCACGAAGGCCACGCCCGGATCGAAGCGTCGGGGCTCGCCGTCGAGCACCGTGCTGCCCGATTCGGTGACCAGCAGGGCGGGGCGGGTCTCGGCCACCACGGCGTCGACCTCGCGGCGGGGCAGGCGGGGGTTCACCGGGACGTACACCCCACCGGCTGCCCACACCGCGGCCATCGTGCACACCAGCTCGGGACCGTTGGGCAACATCACCGCCACGCCCTGACCGGGTTCGATGGCCAGCTCGGCGGCCAGCTCCCGGACCCGGGCCCGGGCCTCCCCCGCGCTCGTCGAGGTGGTGACGGTGTGCAGGAGCCCTTCGTCGTCGGCGAATGGGTGCTCGAGCAACAGATCGGCCAGGTTCACCAGCACCTCCTCCGTGCGGGCGCGCGGCGCCGCCCCGGGTCGTGGCTTCAGCGGATGAGGGGGTCTCGGGGCAGGCCGAGGATGCGCTCGCCGATCTGGTTCCGCTTGATCTCGGAGGTGCCGCCGGCGATGGACATGGCCCGGTGCATCAGCGACACGTTGGCGGCGATGGAACCGGGCCCGTCGAGGAACGTGCCCTCCGGGCCGGCGAGGGCCTGGAGGACGGCGGCCGCCTCGTGGGCGTTCTCGGTGAGCACCAGCTTGGTCACCGCCCCCTCCGGGCCCGGCGCCCCACCGGCCACGGCCCGCTGGGCCCGGCGCACGTTCATGGTGGCGATGGACTGGGCGTCGGCGACGTAGCGCCCCACCCGGCCGGCGCCCCCGGCCAGGAGGTGAGGCGCTTCGTCGAGCGCGGCGATGAGCAGCTCGCCCGGGATGTTCATGGCGCCCTGGCCGTCGCCGAGGCTCACGCTCTCGTTGCCCAGCGTGGCCCGGGCCACGGTCCAGCCGTCGTCGACCTGGCCGACCACGTCGTCGTCGGGCACGAACACGTCGTCGAAGAAGACCTCGTTGAACTCGGACCCGCCGCTCGGCATGCGCAACGGACGGATCTCGACGCCGGACGACTCGAGGTCGATCACCATGGTGGTGATGCCGCTGTGCTTGGCCACGTCGGGGTTGGTGCGCACGGTGGCCAGGCCCCAGCGGGCCACGTGGGCCCCGCTGGTCCAGACCTTCTGGCCGTTGATCAGCCAGCCACCGTCGACCCGGGTGGCCTTGGTCTTCACGCCGGCGGCGTCGGAGCCCGCATCGGGCTCGGAGAAGAGCTGGCACCAGATCAGCTCCTGGTCGAGCGCCGGGCGCACCCAGCGGGCGATCTGGTCCTCGGTGGCGTGCTGGATGAGCGTGAGGATGACCCAGCCGGTGATGCTGTACGAGGGCTTCTTGACCCCGGCGGCGGCGAACTCCTCTTCGATGACGAGCTGCTCGACGGGCCCGGCCCCGCGGCCCCACGGGGTGGGCCAGTGAGGCACGGCGTACCCCTTGTCGACCATGACCTTGGTGCGAGCGGCGTCGTCGAGGTCGGCGACCTCGGCGACGAAGGCGCGCACCTCGTCGCGGATGGCTTCGGCCTCGGGCGGGAGCTCGACCGAGCGGGCCAGGCGGACCCCGGCCCGGTGCAGGTCGGTGACGTCGCGGGCGGCGGCCTCGGCGTCGACGACCGCGGCGATGGCCAGCGCCCGGCGCAGGTAGAGGTGGGCGTCGTGCTCCCAGGTGAACCCGATGCCGCCGTGCACCTGGATGTCGAGGTTGGCGGTGAGGTCGGCCGCGGGGACGGCCGAGGCGGCGGCCATGGCCGCCGCGTAGCTGCGGTCGTCGCCGGTGGAGCCGCCGACCCGGGCGGCCTCCCACACCAGCGAGCGGGCCTTCTCGGCGGCCACGAACATGTTGGCGCAGTGGTGCTTGACCGCCTGGAAGGTGGCGATGGGCCGGCCGAACTGCTGACGCTCCTTGGCGTAGGCGGCGGCCAGATCGGTGCAGGCCCCGGCCACCCCGGCGGCCTCGGCGGCGAGCAGGATGCGGGCCAGGTCGCGCAGCACCCGGGCCCCGCCGGCGAGGACGTCGACCGGGGCGCCGTCGAGGACCACCCGCGCGGACCGGCGGGCAGGATCGAGGTTGGGCGGGACCGTGACGGTGACGCCGTCGACGCTCGCGTCGAGCACGACCACGTCGTCGCCGGCGGTGAGCACCAGGAGATCGGCGAGGCCCGCACCGAGGGCGACGGCGGAACCGAACGCCTTGCCGTCGGACACGTCGATCTCACCCTCGAGGGCGATGCCGGCCACGACGGAGCCGTCGGCCAGGCCGGGCAGCAGCCGGGCCACCATGTCGTCGGGGGCCACCTCGGCGAGCGTGGCGCTGGCCACCACGGTCGGCACGAAGGGGCCGGGGGCCACGACCCGACCGAGCTGTTCGACCACGACCGCCAGCTCGAGCAGACCGAAGCCGGACCCGCCGTGGGCCTCGGGGAGGTGCAGGCCCAGCCATCCGAGCTCGGCGAGAGCGGACCAGAACGGCGGGAGCTCTTCGGTGTCGGACTCCAACAGCTGTCGGGCCGCGCCGAGCGCGTCGTGCTTGGTGACGACATCGGCGGCGACCTCGGCCAGGGCGATGTGGTCCTCGGTCAGGGCGATGGACATGGTTGCGACCTCGAGTACTCGAACGGAGCGGTGGCGGGCGAGCCCATGATGGGCCGACGAGCGAGCGGGGCGCCCGGCGAGAGCCGGATTTCCCCGGTGGTGGATGATCGGTGCTCGGCTGCGGAGGTGGCCGGCCGCCGTGCGTGCCGTCGACCGCCAGCCGACGCGGAGCCGGCGGACCCCGATGGTCGGCCGTCGAAGTATAAAACATACGACGGTGCCATGAGCGGCCGCAGCCTCTCGCCCGACGCGCCAGGGCCGTCGGTCGAGACGACCGACGGCCCTGGCCTCGAGCGGGAACCGGGTGGGTGGATCAGGCCGGGCGGCGCTGCACCAGGCTCTTGCAGTTGTCGTACATGATGAGGCGCTGCTCGTCCTCGGGGTACCCGGCCTCGGTGAGGTCGTCGGTGAAGGAGTGCGGATCGGCCAGGCCCTCGGTGTGGGGCCAGTCCGAGCCCAACAGCAGGTGGTCCGAGCCCATGATGCCGCGCAGCGCGGCGAGGTCGTTCTCGTAGAACGGCGACACCCACACGTTGCGCTTGAAGACCTCTCGGGGGTCCTCGGCGAAGGCCTTGGGGGTCTGGCTGTAGAGCTTGCCCAGGCGCTTGAGCAGCGGCGCCACCCAGTCGGCACCGGTCTCGATGGTGGCGAAGCGGATGTGGGGGAAGCGCCCCATGAGGCCGTGCAGGATGAGGGCGGCGAAGGTGTCGGCCACGGCGTCGTGCGACAGCGCGGCGCGCAGGGGCTCGAAGCGGTGGGCCTCCATCTCGGCGCCCTCGCCCCACATGGTGATGAGGTCCATGTAGGCGTTGCCGCCGCCGTGGTAGGCGACGGTGACAC includes:
- a CDS encoding NAD(P)H-dependent amine dehydrogenase family protein — its product is MTADRPLRVVVWGTGGVGARAVAAVADRPDLELVGVWVHAADKDGRDAGELVGIGPIGVTATGDAEALVGLAPDCICYAASGPGLDAAAADDYERFLAAGIDVVTVTSAGLVFPPAYQPALRRRLEDAAAAGGATLYASGIEPGFAGDQFVLTLLTMSRRVESVRVQEIFGYHGYPVEFTMREVFGFGQPLDHTPLMATPGAQAGTWGPPVRMVAAAMGVELDEVRETYERAVTPRRLEVACGVIEAGTVGAVRFETIGVVGGRDAIVIEHVNRMAADVAPEWPTADRDGTYRVVVEGDPGMQAELTVGTPETFSDEGMVATTMRIVNAIPAVVDAEPGLVSSLDLPLTLPRHAF
- a CDS encoding type II toxin-antitoxin system death-on-curing family toxin, with translation MTDEVEYLDVDDLVGLAVDLLGEPAPLRDAGLLASAAARPQATVGGQDAYPDLWSKAAALLQSLLANHALVDGNKRLGWLATAVFLELNGVTTTRVPNVAVYEFVMWATTSRSEVGDIAARLQSLIEP
- a CDS encoding virginiamycin B lyase family protein, producing MGDTRITDYALGYPTTDESMPSTHEITYDQRGGKTLWVTGMMHDSLVEIGLDGTATDFFPMPAGSTPHGVAFDADANLYVGLQYADGPDDRGQIARVDPQTGAVLETHAVGADPHGMSIGSDGATVWFTGKLSNVVGRVTARGEVSTWPLPTPEAMPIYITPGPDGDEHMWFTELTGNKIGRIAPDGSISEFAIPTPDSRPIAIVPDPRGDALWFSQEAGNKVARIDLDGTITEYPVPRSQSNVILGALTFASDGDLWIQQYVNQDPEIGPQGPGGDDHLVRLAADALTRDPDRLQDGDFTFYAVPTEKSVLHRIIEGPDGGIWFTELATDKIGRLQPD
- a CDS encoding ribbon-helix-helix protein, CopG family, with the translated sequence MTLRLTDEEQDALREQARHEGISMQEAARRAVREYVDRSQHRARVATASTRVRTAHAEALDRLGQ
- a CDS encoding acyl-CoA dehydrogenase; the encoded protein is MSIALTEDHIALAEVAADVVTKHDALGAARQLLESDTEELPPFWSALAELGWLGLHLPEAHGGSGFGLLELAVVVEQLGRVVAPGPFVPTVVASATLAEVAPDDMVARLLPGLADGSVVAGIALEGEIDVSDGKAFGSAVALGAGLADLLVLTAGDDVVVLDASVDGVTVTVPPNLDPARRSARVVLDGAPVDVLAGGARVLRDLARILLAAEAAGVAGACTDLAAAYAKERQQFGRPIATFQAVKHHCANMFVAAEKARSLVWEAARVGGSTGDDRSYAAAMAAASAVPAADLTANLDIQVHGGIGFTWEHDAHLYLRRALAIAAVVDAEAAARDVTDLHRAGVRLARSVELPPEAEAIRDEVRAFVAEVADLDDAARTKVMVDKGYAVPHWPTPWGRGAGPVEQLVIEEEFAAAGVKKPSYSITGWVILTLIQHATEDQIARWVRPALDQELIWCQLFSEPDAGSDAAGVKTKATRVDGGWLINGQKVWTSGAHVARWGLATVRTNPDVAKHSGITTMVIDLESSGVEIRPLRMPSGGSEFNEVFFDDVFVPDDDVVGQVDDGWTVARATLGNESVSLGDGQGAMNIPGELLIAALDEAPHLLAGGAGRVGRYVADAQSIATMNVRRAQRAVAGGAPGPEGAVTKLVLTENAHEAAAVLQALAGPEGTFLDGPGSIAANVSLMHRAMSIAGGTSEIKRNQIGERILGLPRDPLIR
- a CDS encoding enoyl-CoA hydratase/isomerase family protein; the protein is MNEVRVEEAEPGIHVVTIDRTHRRNALSSNVLAELHGVFDALAGDPAARVVVLTGEGVSFCTGADVKSGPEDADAVQGTPTGELLSRVQGDLTRTFLAQELMAGLFERVHRMRLPVIAAVNGHAHGGGFALALACDIRYAAESASFGAVFIKRGVSACDMGTSYHLPRLVGASRAAELMLTGRVFDAAEAREMALVLDVVPDGEVVERAMVTAREIASNPPLAVWMTKETMWQTVDAPSLRHALDIENRTQIMCTATGELTEAFAAFREGRPAEWKPL
- a CDS encoding class I adenylate-forming enzyme family protein — protein: MNLADLLLEHPFADDEGLLHTVTTSTSAGEARARVRELAAELAIEPGQGVAVMLPNGPELVCTMAAVWAAGGVYVPVNPRLPRREVDAVVAETRPALLVTESGSTVLDGEPRRFDPGVAFVVWTSGTTGRPKPILHTHEAYLELLDRVLGPLRAGRTSDRPPTPNLIPVSMALNAGIYNALFGLRAGAALVLMDRFEPGAFAELVDRFQIRSTVLPPAAMSMLTDSDVDDLAPLRYVRSITAPLSPLQARRFAAKFEGVHVLNSYGQAEMGEVVGWTAADAKAHPEKVGAAGRPLPGVEIRVDADDHLWVKPPNAAVGLDERRDVDGFLDTGDLARVDDEGFVWIEGRASDLINRGGNKVFPDAVEEVLRLHPQIADAAVVGVPDERLGEVPVAFVVGEQVGDDELVAHCREHLVPYKVPVAVRWVDELPRSEVGKVLRRQLAATYQEGTP